The following coding sequences are from one Lolium rigidum isolate FL_2022 chromosome 6, APGP_CSIRO_Lrig_0.1, whole genome shotgun sequence window:
- the LOC124660962 gene encoding transcription factor VOZ1-like, with translation MRKGPSRSGSARHQQFRARAKTRVDDLQDMFSGLQYARKEARSTDAVVLEEQLHQMLREWRAELSVPSPASSLQGNNREPSDPPPGAPRQLQLAKAEEEEEEEDDATSKLVEQQPPPPANQALKHEQGGQEDMKPEPNADPVTVAQQPPSLPQAQGAIATAGGALPPAATAVFHDQMYYVNQELTVEDFLYDDDYKINLPGSNPEILNNLEGICHQEYPQFNFQQELPPNAYLDMNNYGQTAGDVFHHMSDLLTTMSPEPAAFLRPKCALWDCPRPAQGSERWQDYCSMYHAELAVKEEGPPGTMPVIRPRGIDLKDGPLFAALGAKTLGKQVGIPVCEGAATTKSPWNAPELFDLYIFEGESIREWLFFDKPRTAFHSGSRKQRSLPDYNGRGWHESRKQVMKEFGGLKRSYYMDPQPSSSYEWHLYEYEINDCDAFALYRLEFKSSDAKKSAKSKLACNPLNEIQQQMGRLSAESPVENKRTARARAKEVDTNIYSVQNNTVQANVPNAYQAMSQVDHQMTFLNGNVVYGPHLPYGYSTERNDFYWNPNDGA, from the exons ATGCGGAAGGGGCCGTCGCGGTCGGGGTCGGCGCGGCACCAGCAGTTCCGCGCGCGGGCCAAGACCCGCGTCGACGACCTGCAGGACATGTTCTCCGGCCTGCAGTACGCGCGCAAGGAGGCGCGCTCCACCGACGCCGTCGTCCTCGAGGAGCAGCTCCACCAGATGCTCCGCGAGTGGCGCGCCGAGCTCAGCGTCCCGTCCCCCGCCTCCTCCCTCCAG GGCAACAACCGGGAGCCGTCGGATCCGCCGCCCGGGGCGCCGCGGCAGCTGCAGCTGGccaaggccgaggaggaggaggaggaggaggacgacgccacCAGCAAGCTCGTCGAGCAGCAGCCCCCGCCCCCCGCCAATCAGGCTCTCAAGCACGAGCAGGGGGGCCAGGAGGACATGAAGCCGGAACCGAACGCGGATCCCGTGACGGTGGCGCAGCAGCCGCCCTCGCTGCCTCAGGCCCAGGGAGCTATCGCCACTGCTGGAGGGGCGCTGCCTCCTGCTGCTACTGCCGTGTTCCACGATCAG ATGTACTATGTGAACCAGGAacttaccgttgaagattttctgTATGACGATGATTACAAGATAAACCTTCCTGGATCCAATCCAGAAATCCTCAATAACCTGGAAGGAATATGTCACCAGGAATATCCACAGTTCAATTTTCAACAAGAGTTACCCCCTAATGCGTATCTTGATATGAACAACTATGGGCAGACTGCTGGAGATGTTTTCCATCACATGTCAGACTTGCTCACAACAATGTCTCCTGAACCTGCTGCATTCCTCCGGCCAAAATGCGCTCTCTGGGACTGCCCTCGGCCTGCTCAAGGATCGGAAAGATGGCAAGATTATTGCAGCATGTATCATGCTGAATTGGCTGTGAAGGAAGAGGGCCCTCCAGGCACAATGCCTGTGATCCGTCCCAGAGGCATTGATCTAAAAGATGGCCCTTTGTTTGCTGCTCTTGGTGCAAAAACCCTAGGAAAGCAAGTCGGTATTCCTGTTTGTGAAGGTGCTGCAACTACAAAGTCCCCTTGGAATGCACCTG AACTTTTTGATCTTTACATTTTCGAAGGTGAATCTATTAGAGAATGGCTTTTCTTTGACAAACCAAGAACGGCTTTTCACAGTGGTAGCCGGAAGCAAAGGTCATTGCCAGATTATAACGGCCGTGGTTGGCATGAATCCAGGAAGCAGGTGATGAAAGAGTTTGGGGGTCTGAAGAGATCCTATTACATGGATCCACAACCATCCAGCAGCTATGAATGGCACCTCTATGAATATGAGATCAATGATTGTGATGCCTTTGCCTTATACCGGCTTGAATTCAAGTCTTCAGATGCAAAGAAGAGTGCAAAATCAAAATTAGCCTGTAATCCGCTGAATGAAATCCAGCAGCAAATGGGTAGACTGAGTGCAGAGAGTCCAGTGGAAAACAAACGGACTGCCCGTGCCAGGGCAAAGGAGGTTGATACGAATATCTACTCAGTTCAAAACAACACAGTTCAAGCTAATGTTCCAAACGCTTACCAGGCAATGTCACAAGTGGACCACCAGATGACATTTTTGAATGGCAATGTTGTTTATGGACCTCATCTCCCATATGGTTACTCGACAGAAAGAAATGACTTCTATTGGAACCCGAATGACGGGGCATGA
- the LOC124660724 gene encoding uncharacterized protein LOC124660724, producing the protein MSAAQAASASLRPSATTRLKEAAFFFTDNNNSASARLCIGRRGAERTFAGLQIAASNLDRCKICHVKSGEADGYPITEEDNVVDEETLQSNLDRAIQEEDYARAAKIRDDLRILHEDTEASVLAANARFYNAFKKGDLTAMYSIWAKGDHVYVVHPGAGRISGYDVVLQSWEMVCNADYEFPLNIDLKNIEVHVRGDLAYVTCLELVKSKGRTWGKQIATNVFEKVDGAWYICVHHASHIEE; encoded by the exons ATGTCGGCGGCGCAAGCCGCGAGCGCCTCCTTGCGGCCGTCAGCGACTACGCGGCTCAAAGAAGCGGCGTTCTTCTTCACCGATAATAACAACTCCGCATCGGCGCGGCTCTGCATCGGACGACGCGGTGCGGAGAGAACCTT TGCAGGGCTTCAAATTGCAGCCTCCAACTTGGACAGATGCAAAATTTGCCATGTTAAAAGTGGGGAGGCTGATGGCTATCCAATAACCGAAGAAGATAATGTGGTTGATGAAGAAACCCTTCAGAGTAATCTGGACAGAGCTATCCAGGAAGAAGATTATGCCCGTGCTGCCAAAATTAGGGACGATCTACGCATCCTCCACGAGGACACTGAAGCTTCCGTCCTTGCAGCGAATGCAAGGTTCTACAACGCTTTCAAGAAGGGGGATCTTACTGCAATGTACTCTATCTGGGCTAAAGGAGACCACGTGTATGTTGTCCATCCCGGTGCTGGTCGGATATCTGGTTATGATGTGGTCTTGCAAAGCTGGGAGATGGTATGCAACGCGgactatgagttccctctgaacattgATCTTAAGAACATTGAGGTTCATGTGCGTGGTGACCTTGCTTATGTTACATGCTTGGAGTTGGTGAAGAGCAAAGGAAGAACTTGGGGAAAGCAAATCGCCACCAATGTCTTTGAGAAGGTTGATGGCGCGtggtatatttgtgtccaccatgcttCACACATTGAAGAATGA